Proteins co-encoded in one Metabacillus sp. KUDC1714 genomic window:
- a CDS encoding BglG family transcription antiterminator: MNERQKEILRILVTKSGKPLFVQDIAERVGYSEKTIRNDFKTIEIYLRENTSAKLIRKPGLGVYIDIDDLEKAQLFQMLQLTSSMTKDEEDSTRLLHIAYELIMGREPISAQELAEKHYVNKSIIKKDLEKLEKWLTQKELSLQSKQKIGLSIEGSETNKRRALANLSDLNKESATGLVFLLNKFSQHEIKIIQRELLDFQRFHSLFFTDETNDRLLTHILLMIRRMKLGQPISLANEDMNIVMDKLEFQWAHTFLKKLEIMFVVHFSEEEIAYFTLHLLGGRFRIQHNQEINELYENPQMNAQLSAIIKELISNMTELTKVDFKNDNSLKEGLHIHLYSALNRLTYGLTVSNPMLNEIKRMYPYVFDSVIHVLEEINHSFSIAIPEEEAAYLTIHFQASIERLRQTIGNDQNVIIVCHMGIGMSQLLNAKIEKKIQSVNIIGCIAKADLRDYLIDHEVDLIISTIDLPDVIIPHIVISPLLEGAEENRLKAFIAQQTSATEENQHHSMLNQFIETSTLFLNQVSDHRFKIIEKLANALYEAGFVENEYGHSAIIRERMSATTIGSGIAIPHGNPKLIRKPAIAVATLKHSIEWETEKVSLVFMLAVPNQDQQATKQLFRELSSISEQPRLIKKLTESTSIDQFLSLLNK, encoded by the coding sequence ATGAATGAAAGACAAAAGGAAATTTTAAGAATATTAGTAACTAAATCTGGAAAGCCACTATTTGTGCAGGATATCGCGGAACGCGTAGGTTATTCTGAGAAAACAATTCGAAATGATTTTAAAACAATTGAGATCTATTTGCGAGAAAACACAAGTGCAAAGTTGATTCGCAAGCCTGGTCTGGGTGTATATATCGATATAGATGATCTTGAAAAAGCTCAGCTTTTTCAAATGCTTCAGTTAACTAGCTCAATGACTAAAGATGAAGAGGATTCAACTCGACTTTTACATATTGCTTATGAACTCATTATGGGCAGAGAGCCAATTTCTGCGCAGGAACTTGCAGAAAAACATTATGTTAATAAATCTATTATAAAAAAGGATCTAGAAAAACTTGAGAAATGGTTAACTCAAAAAGAATTATCCTTACAATCAAAACAAAAAATTGGCCTAAGCATTGAGGGTTCTGAAACAAATAAAAGAAGGGCTTTAGCAAACTTGTCTGATTTAAACAAGGAATCAGCAACAGGGTTGGTATTTTTACTAAACAAGTTTTCACAACATGAAATTAAAATAATCCAAAGAGAATTACTAGACTTTCAACGGTTCCATTCATTATTTTTCACTGATGAAACAAATGACAGACTTTTAACTCATATACTTCTAATGATCAGAAGAATGAAATTAGGGCAACCTATTTCTCTCGCTAATGAAGATATGAACATCGTAATGGATAAGTTGGAATTTCAATGGGCACATACATTTCTAAAGAAGCTTGAAATTATGTTCGTTGTGCACTTTTCGGAGGAGGAAATTGCTTATTTTACATTGCATTTACTAGGTGGGAGGTTTCGAATACAGCATAACCAAGAAATTAATGAGCTCTATGAAAATCCCCAAATGAATGCTCAACTTTCGGCTATTATTAAAGAACTCATATCAAATATGACTGAACTAACTAAGGTTGACTTTAAGAATGACAACTCGTTAAAAGAAGGTTTGCATATCCATTTATACTCAGCCTTAAATCGTTTAACTTACGGTCTTACAGTCTCTAACCCAATGCTTAATGAAATCAAAAGGATGTACCCATATGTATTTGATTCGGTCATCCATGTATTAGAGGAAATCAATCATTCGTTTTCAATTGCAATTCCAGAGGAAGAAGCTGCATATTTAACGATTCACTTTCAGGCTTCAATTGAAAGGCTTCGTCAAACTATAGGAAATGACCAAAATGTGATCATCGTTTGTCATATGGGCATTGGAATGTCGCAATTATTAAATGCGAAGATAGAGAAGAAAATCCAATCAGTAAACATAATTGGTTGTATTGCAAAAGCTGATTTACGAGACTATTTAATTGACCATGAGGTAGATCTGATTATATCAACGATTGATCTACCCGATGTCATAATTCCTCATATTGTCATTTCACCTTTATTAGAAGGGGCAGAAGAAAATAGGCTTAAAGCATTTATTGCACAACAAACGTCAGCAACTGAAGAAAATCAACATCATAGTATGTTAAATCAGTTTATCGAAACTTCCACACTTTTTCTAAATCAAGTCAGTGATCATCGCTTTAAAATTATAGAAAAACTGGCAAACGCATTATATGAAGCAGGATTTGTGGAAAATGAGTATGGTCATAGTGCTATCATTAGGGAAAGGATGTCAGCAACAACGATTGGATCAGGCATAGCCATTCCACATGGTAACCCAAAGCTAATTAGAAAGCCTGCTATCGCAGTAGCAACCTTAAAGCATTCAATAGAATGGGAAACAGAAAAGGTTTCACTAGTCTTTATGCTAGCAGTTCCCAATCAAGATCAACAAGCTACAAAGCAACTATTTCGGGAATTATCGTCTATTAGTGAACAGCCTAGGTTAATAAAGAAATTAACTGAATCAACATCGATCGACCAATTTTTATCGCTATTAAATAAGTGA
- a CDS encoding DeoR/GlpR family DNA-binding transcription regulator has translation MFQEERLRSIIDYLKKAKRISVDEICSLFDVSRDTARRDLVKLEEDKAIIRTRGGAILPSGQHVIKDYSNRLSLVSSEKKRIGKKAASLIMPGDYIILDTSTTVQACAEHIKDIECTVITNSINQADILAKNSQAHIQLLGGEFHKEHRYLYGTSVIEKLSHYHVDKTFIGCVGISEKGLTVAHEEDGMVMQKMMQQADQVILLADHTKIGVTGYFRCATLNDIDLFITDQEIDEEFQELLEKHGVELLIVSQTHDGGR, from the coding sequence ATGTTCCAAGAAGAAAGATTACGCTCCATTATCGATTATTTAAAAAAAGCGAAACGAATATCTGTTGATGAAATCTGTAGCCTTTTTGATGTATCAAGAGATACAGCAAGAAGAGATTTAGTAAAGCTCGAGGAAGATAAAGCGATTATCCGAACACGAGGAGGAGCCATTCTTCCTTCAGGGCAGCATGTGATTAAGGATTACTCTAATCGTTTAAGCTTAGTCTCATCTGAAAAGAAACGGATTGGAAAAAAGGCTGCCTCACTAATAATGCCTGGCGATTACATTATTCTAGATACATCAACAACCGTTCAAGCATGTGCAGAACATATAAAGGATATTGAATGTACAGTTATCACGAATTCCATAAATCAAGCTGATATTTTAGCGAAGAATTCACAAGCTCATATTCAATTACTTGGTGGGGAATTCCATAAAGAACATCGTTATTTATACGGAACTTCTGTCATTGAAAAACTTTCACATTACCATGTAGACAAAACATTCATTGGTTGTGTTGGTATTTCTGAAAAAGGTTTAACAGTTGCCCATGAAGAGGATGGGATGGTCATGCAAAAAATGATGCAGCAAGCTGATCAAGTGATCCTCCTAGCAGATCATACAAAGATTGGTGTTACTGGTTATTTTCGCTGTGCAACCTTAAACGATATTGATTTATTTATCACTGATCAGGAAATAGATGAAGAATTTCAAGAGCTTCTTGAGAAGCATGGAGTAGAATTACTGATTGTATCTCAGACACATGATGGAGGTCGATAA
- a CDS encoding MFS transporter produces the protein MSIDKKRSTLALLALAVSAFAIGTTEFISVGLLPLIAEDLNIPVTTAGLTVSLYALGVTVGAPILTSLTSSMSRRSLLLWIMVIFIIGNSLAASATSIGVLLVARIISALSHGVFMSIGSTIAADLVPENRRASAISIMFTGLTVATVTGVPFGTYIGQQFGWRFAFFAIIVIGIIAFIANSILIPSDLRKGLPTSLRDQIKLVTNGRLLLLFIITALGYGGTFVVFTYLSPLLQEITGFKSETVAIILLVYGIAIAIGNMIGGKLSNRNPLGSLFYMFIVQAIVLVILMFTAPFKLAGLITILLMGLLAFMNVPGLQVYVVILAERFVPSAVDVASAINIAAFNAGIAIGSYLGGLITDSIGLIHTSWIGAMMVLIAAILTGYSRALERKDQVSKAA, from the coding sequence ATGTCGATAGATAAAAAGCGTAGTACTCTGGCATTGCTTGCATTAGCAGTAAGTGCATTTGCCATTGGGACGACAGAATTTATTAGTGTAGGATTACTACCACTAATAGCTGAAGATTTAAATATTCCTGTGACCACTGCAGGGTTAACTGTTTCTTTATATGCGTTAGGAGTGACCGTTGGAGCACCTATCTTAACATCTTTAACATCAAGCATGTCGCGTAGATCCTTATTGCTTTGGATTATGGTGATTTTTATTATAGGTAACAGTTTAGCTGCTAGTGCAACAAGTATTGGTGTCTTACTAGTAGCTCGGATCATTTCGGCCTTGTCACACGGTGTGTTTATGTCCATTGGCTCGACAATTGCAGCAGATTTAGTACCAGAGAATCGAAGAGCTAGTGCTATTTCAATTATGTTTACAGGACTTACAGTTGCAACGGTTACAGGAGTTCCATTTGGAACATATATCGGGCAACAATTCGGCTGGAGATTTGCCTTTTTCGCGATTATTGTCATTGGTATTATTGCATTTATTGCCAACAGCATCCTTATTCCATCTGATTTACGAAAAGGACTTCCGACAAGCCTTCGAGATCAAATCAAACTTGTGACAAACGGTCGTTTATTACTACTATTTATTATTACTGCATTAGGCTATGGCGGAACATTCGTTGTATTTACGTATTTATCGCCATTATTACAAGAGATTACTGGCTTTAAGAGTGAAACAGTTGCGATTATTTTGCTAGTTTACGGAATTGCAATAGCAATCGGGAATATGATTGGTGGAAAGTTATCTAACCGAAATCCACTTGGTTCATTGTTTTATATGTTTATTGTCCAAGCTATTGTTCTTGTTATTTTGATGTTCACAGCACCATTTAAATTAGCTGGTCTTATTACGATACTTTTAATGGGGTTACTAGCTTTCATGAATGTACCAGGCCTACAAGTATATGTCGTGATTTTAGCAGAACGTTTTGTACCAAGTGCGGTTGATGTGGCCTCTGCAATTAATATTGCTGCATTTAATGCAGGCATTGCAATCGGCTCGTATCTGGGTGGATTGATTACAGATTCTATTGGACTCATTCATACTTCATGGATCGGTGCGATGATGGTTTTAATAGCCGCAATTCTAACTGGCTATAGTCGAGCTCTTGAACGAAAGGATCAGGTAAGTAAGGCGGCGTAG
- a CDS encoding winged helix-turn-helix transcriptional regulator, whose translation MEKKKYNISVEATLEVIGGKWKCVILCHLTHGKKRTSELKRLMPTITQKMLTQQLRELEQDGVINRIVYNQIPPKVEYELSDYGKSLDSILSSLCDWGEKHITKVYGDKSTVLEESVLNN comes from the coding sequence ATGGAGAAAAAGAAATACAATATATCAGTCGAAGCAACGCTAGAAGTTATCGGCGGCAAGTGGAAATGCGTCATTCTTTGCCATCTCACACATGGAAAAAAACGTACAAGTGAATTAAAACGTCTTATGCCAACGATTACACAGAAAATGCTAACTCAACAATTACGTGAATTAGAGCAAGATGGGGTTATTAATCGCATTGTTTACAATCAAATCCCGCCAAAAGTTGAATATGAACTAAGTGATTATGGAAAGAGTTTAGACAGTATCTTGTCATCCCTATGTGATTGGGGAGAAAAACATATCACAAAAGTGTACGGAGATAAATCTACTGTTTTAGAAGAGAGCGTTTTAAATAATTAA
- a CDS encoding IS110 family RNA-guided transposase, whose translation MNSNMNTKINQVSEKTLVIGIDIAKKKHYACAIDDRGRILQKPFPFIQSLDGFEQLHNMIHSLLESHEKTDVLVGFEPTGHYWMNLAAYLVENNIQFVMVNPMHVNRTKELDDNLQTKNDQKDARVIASLIRDGRFNYTRILEGTEAELRNGASFRTKMQEDIVSLKNRMIRWTDLYFPEFHHVFKSFGKNACAVLEVTPLPIDFDGKNDEELISLYKRVEGIKCLSVSKIQKLKSIAGQSIGLTEGLEMARFEMDTLLSQYKALSNQLEVLSSRLNDLAQQLTDYEYILSIPGLGENTVVELLSEIGSLRQYQHPRQLIKLAGLTLRENSSGQHKGQKKISKRGRRKLRAILFRVILPIIQHNIAFKSLYHYYTTRTVNPLKKKEAMVVLCGKLLKILHALCTKRVHFNVNHMLTDLHCLKEAA comes from the coding sequence ATGAATAGTAATATGAATACCAAAATTAATCAAGTATCTGAAAAAACACTTGTTATTGGAATAGACATTGCGAAGAAAAAACATTACGCATGCGCTATCGATGATCGTGGACGAATTTTGCAAAAACCGTTTCCGTTCATACAATCCCTTGATGGGTTTGAGCAACTACACAATATGATTCATTCTCTACTAGAATCACATGAAAAGACAGATGTCTTAGTCGGCTTTGAGCCCACAGGGCATTATTGGATGAACTTAGCTGCTTATTTAGTCGAAAATAATATTCAATTTGTCATGGTTAACCCTATGCATGTGAATAGAACGAAGGAATTAGATGATAACCTTCAAACTAAGAATGATCAAAAGGACGCTCGCGTTATCGCTTCTTTAATCCGCGATGGCCGGTTCAACTATACACGAATTTTAGAAGGGACAGAAGCCGAACTTCGTAATGGGGCGAGTTTTCGGACTAAAATGCAGGAAGACATCGTATCACTTAAGAATCGAATGATTCGGTGGACAGATCTTTATTTCCCTGAGTTCCATCATGTATTCAAAAGCTTCGGTAAAAACGCATGCGCTGTTCTCGAGGTGACACCTTTGCCAATCGATTTTGATGGGAAAAATGATGAAGAACTTATCTCACTTTACAAAAGGGTTGAAGGAATAAAGTGTCTTTCCGTTTCTAAAATACAAAAGCTAAAATCAATAGCCGGTCAGTCCATTGGTTTAACTGAGGGGCTAGAAATGGCCCGATTTGAAATGGATACATTACTTTCTCAGTACAAAGCTCTTTCAAACCAACTGGAGGTCTTATCATCAAGGTTAAATGACCTCGCTCAACAATTGACAGACTATGAGTATATTTTATCTATTCCTGGTTTAGGCGAAAATACTGTTGTTGAACTACTCTCTGAGATAGGTTCTCTTAGGCAATATCAGCACCCACGCCAATTAATTAAATTAGCGGGGCTCACGCTTAGAGAAAACTCTTCTGGCCAACACAAAGGTCAAAAGAAAATTTCCAAAAGAGGTAGGAGGAAGTTACGGGCTATATTATTTAGAGTCATCCTCCCTATAATTCAACACAACATAGCGTTTAAATCTTTGTACCATTACTATACGACTCGTACTGTCAATCCATTAAAGAAGAAAGAAGCCATGGTTGTTTTATGCGGGAAATTACTAAAAATTCTACACGCTTTGTGTACAAAACGAGTGCACTTTAATGTAAATCATATGTTAACAGATCTCCATTGCCTCAAAGAGGCAGCCTAA
- a CDS encoding aldo/keto reductase — MVNHLQDTTSLHNGVKMPWFGIGVFKVEEGPELVNAVKTAIKHGYRSIDTAAIYENEEGVGQAVQEVLKETGITREELFITSKVWNADLGYESTIAAFETSLRKLGLDYLDLYLIHWPVEGKYKEAWRALETLYNEGKVKAIGVSNFQVHHLEELIKDAKVKPMVNQVEYHPRLTQKELQAFCQKHGIQFGAWSPLMQGQLLDNQELQEIADKYKKSIAQVILRWDLQNGVVTIPKSTKSNRIVENANVFDFELSIEDMKRIDGLNQNIRVGPDPDNFDF, encoded by the coding sequence ATGGTTAATCATTTACAAGATACAACATCTTTGCATAACGGGGTAAAAATGCCTTGGTTTGGTATAGGGGTATTTAAAGTAGAGGAAGGCCCTGAGTTAGTAAATGCTGTGAAAACAGCGATTAAACATGGCTATCGAAGTATCGATACAGCAGCGATCTATGAGAATGAAGAAGGTGTAGGACAAGCTGTTCAAGAAGTTTTGAAAGAAACGGGCATTACTAGAGAAGAATTATTTATTACATCAAAAGTCTGGAATGCAGATTTAGGATACGAATCTACGATTGCAGCTTTTGAAACTAGTTTAAGAAAACTTGGTTTGGATTACTTAGATCTATATCTCATTCATTGGCCTGTAGAAGGTAAGTATAAAGAGGCATGGAGAGCGTTAGAAACTCTTTATAATGAAGGGAAAGTAAAAGCTATTGGAGTAAGTAACTTCCAGGTACACCATCTTGAAGAATTAATCAAAGATGCTAAAGTAAAACCAATGGTAAATCAAGTTGAGTACCATCCACGTTTGACACAAAAGGAACTACAAGCATTTTGTCAAAAGCATGGAATCCAGTTCGGGGCTTGGTCACCTTTAATGCAAGGTCAATTACTAGATAATCAAGAACTACAAGAAATTGCCGATAAATATAAAAAATCGATTGCTCAAGTTATCTTGCGCTGGGACTTACAAAATGGTGTTGTCACGATACCTAAGTCAACGAAAAGCAATCGTATAGTTGAAAACGCGAATGTATTTGATTTTGAACTATCAATAGAAGATATGAAACGAATTGATGGTTTAAATCAAAATATAAGAGTTGGCCCAGATCCAGACAATTTTGATTTTTGA